A single genomic interval of Oryza sativa Japonica Group chromosome 7, ASM3414082v1 harbors:
- the LOC4342786 gene encoding uncharacterized protein — MAASSPPPSLWKMTTGGTAATRGGGGTADTSKCHRRATTAKNIHHAPLPPAGPSTLLPSNSLGGRSATGMTSDPLVEAAYKMTALGSTAACVHRRLSSSSQASSCQCCLDALCGGGFSLRRRCLVHLHRRKEQKGGRRLNSRRPLFPFFLSRHHREQPMFISSPRVHVLLFFVLFFPPCV, encoded by the coding sequence ATGGCCGCTTCCTCACCACCGCCATCACTATGGAAGATGACGACGGGAGGGACAGCAGCAACAAGAGGAGGCGGTGGCACTGCCGACACAAGCAAGTGTCATCGACGGGCTACGACGGCAAAAAACATCCACcatgcgccgctgccgcccgctgGGCCTTCTACCCTCCTTCCAAGCAACTCCCTTGGTGGTCGCAGCGCCACTGGGATGACCTCCGATCCGTTGGTGGAGGCTGCATACAAGATGACGGCGCTTGGATCTACAGCTGCATGTGTTCATCGTCGGCTGTCGAGCTCCAGCCAGGCCTCTTCCTGTCAGTGCTGCCTAGACGCTCTGTGTGGTGGGGGTTTTTCTCTGAGGCGTCGATGCCTCGTTCATCTTCACCGGCGGAAGGAGCAGAAAGGAGGACGACGATTAAACAGTCGACGCCCGCTATTTCCGTTTTTTCTATCTAGACATCATCGAGAGCAACCCATGTTTATTTCCTCACCCCGTGTCCatgttcttcttttttttgttctttttttcccacCGTGTGTATAA